CCCCTGATGGCGCTGTGCTCGTCGCCCTTCACGGCACGGCTGGCCGACCTGCGATTGCCTTCGCTCATCGCACGTTCCGCCCGGCGTGCCGCTCCGGTTGACGAGGCGGTGTTGCCCGGTCGAAGCGCGCCGCCTCTTCCCGAACCCCCTCGAAGCTCGGTCTGACAAGGCCTTAACGGCACTCGTCTCCCTGGCCTTCGCGCCAGGGCTGTCGGCGTCGCGTGAGCGACGTCCTCGGACTTCGCAGGACATCATCCCATGAAAACGTTCAATACTGCGCGCGCCCTCGCGGGCGCGCTAGCTGGGCTTGCGCCCGGCGCCGCGTCGACGCACGCCCACGCCGCCATCTCCGACTACGCCTTCCAACTTGTCGACAAGTCGGTGACGGTCGGCCCCGACACGATCATCTCCGTGCGTCTTGTTGATACCCGGACCGGAAAACCGGTCCCGGACGCCGTGATCATCGCCATGCGTCTCGACATGGCGCCCGACGGTATGGCGGACATGGCGTCGACGGTCGCTCCGATCCCCGGATCCGCGCCCGGCGTCTACCGCTTCAAGGCGAAGGTGAGCATGGCCGGCGGATGGCGGCTCTCCCTTGCCGCCAAGGTCCAAGGCGAGGACGGCACCGTCGACCAGAAGCTCGTCTTCAAGGCAGACGAGTGATGCGCCGACGCTTGGCCTCCGGGACGACACCGGTTGATAGATCGTGAGCCGGCTCGCGACGCTCGCGGTCGGCCTCGCGATGGGTGGTAGCGGCTTCTGGCTCGGCACCCATCCGCTGATCGTTTCGCCGTATGTCGATGCGGCGATGGCGCAGCTCGGAGGTCGGCCCGTTGATCACCCGACAGCCGGCGCCGCAATGGCTCTACCTACCCAGATCGCCTACTACCGCGATCCGGACGGGAAAGCCGCCTATTCAGCGACGCCGCGCAAGACGGCGGACGGGCGGGACTTCATCGCGGTCGATGCCGTTGCCGACGTGCGCTTCGCGGCGTCTGGCACCCTCAAAGCCGCTGCCGAGCCGGCTGCCGCGGCGCCGGACGCGCCCCGCAAGATCAAGTTCTACCGAAATCCCATGGGCCTACCCGACACCTCGCCGGTGCCGAAGAAGGACAACATGGGCATGGACTACCTGCCCGTGTACGAAGGCGGCGACGGGGACGCCAACACCGTCACTGTGTCTCCGGGGCGCCTGCAGACAACCGGCGTGCGCTCCGAAGCCGCCGAGCTGAGGCGGATCAGCCAGACGATCCGCGTCCCCGGCACCGTGCAGCTCGACGAGCGACGTATCGCGGTCGTGGCGACGCGCTCGGACGCCTACGTCGACAAGGTCGCCAACGTCACGACGGGCGATCGAGTCAAGAAGGGCGAACCGCTCCTGACGCTCTACTCGCCTGAGATCAATTCGGCAGCGGCGCAGCTTATGGCGAACCCCGGCTACGACGGCTCCAGGCGCCGCCTCCAGAACCTGAACGTGCCCGAGGCGGTCATCGCCGAGATCGAGCGAACCCACACGCTGCCGGCCTCGATCACGTGGTCGTCGCCGCGTGACGGCATCGTCCTCGAGCGCGGCGCGGTCGAAGGCATGAAGGCAGCCTCCGGCGCCGTTTTATTCCGGATCGGCGACATCTCGACGATGTGGGTCCTGGCCGACGTACCCGAGCATGACATCGCTTTCGTCCGCGTCGGCGAACAGGTCTCTGTGCGGGTCCGCTCGCAGCCGAACCGCGCCTATGTCGGTCGCGTCGGCGTGATCTATCCGCAGGTCAACGCGGCAACCCGGAGCACGAGGGTGCGGATCGAGCTGCCAAATCCGGACGGCTCCCTGCTCGCCGATATGTATGCGGACGTCACCATCGCTAGCGTAACACCGGCGCCCGCCGTCGCCGTGCCCGACGACGCGGTCATCGACGCCGGGACCAAG
This Beijerinckiaceae bacterium RH AL1 DNA region includes the following protein-coding sequences:
- a CDS encoding Membrane fusion protein, Cu(I)/Ag(I) efflux system (ID:RHAL1_00298;~source:Prodigal:2.6) codes for the protein MSRLATLAVGLAMGGSGFWLGTHPLIVSPYVDAAMAQLGGRPVDHPTAGAAMALPTQIAYYRDPDGKAAYSATPRKTADGRDFIAVDAVADVRFAASGTLKAAAEPAAAAPDAPRKIKFYRNPMGLPDTSPVPKKDNMGMDYLPVYEGGDGDANTVTVSPGRLQTTGVRSEAAELRRISQTIRVPGTVQLDERRIAVVATRSDAYVDKVANVTTGDRVKKGEPLLTLYSPEINSAAAQLMANPGYDGSRRRLQNLNVPEAVIAEIERTHTLPASITWSSPRDGIVLERGAVEGMKAASGAVLFRIGDISTMWVLADVPEHDIAFVRVGEQVSVRVRSQPNRAYVGRVGVIYPQVNAATRSTRVRIELPNPDGSLLADMYADVTIASVTPAPAVAVPDDAVIDAGTKQTVIIDRGGGRLEPRPVQVGIRGNGFTEIRDGVKAGDKVVTSANFLIDAESNLKAALEGLSAANTSEGAKP
- a CDS encoding hypothetical protein (ID:RHAL1_00297;~conserved exported protein of unknown function;~source:Prodigal:2.6); this encodes MKTFNTARALAGALAGLAPGAASTHAHAAISDYAFQLVDKSVTVGPDTIISVRLVDTRTGKPVPDAVIIAMRLDMAPDGMADMASTVAPIPGSAPGVYRFKAKVSMAGGWRLSLAAKVQGEDGTVDQKLVFKADE